Proteins encoded together in one Nymphalis io chromosome 24, ilAglIoxx1.1, whole genome shotgun sequence window:
- the LOC126777879 gene encoding zinc finger protein 615-like has translation MDNTCRLCLKESPEIVEELWEGCEVLDQLSSCLSHYVPLTKELPNKICYPCVNKVQEIHIFHQKIYQNELILQKKLNDILCDSSKNISDIKQENELYYDENDFNNVNKETNKEKASVFEINVKSELLENKLINEDSYAISNVSHSENSLNIAIDNVKIKKSNGKCINEQESNCGSVDDIQLKVLKENKNTITELTKINDTKRYMCLTCFKVFHNQRELLRHYQTIELEKYNEKNIEIKEKIEPVKYQSFVSEDGTLMYKCERCYKKYIHKVFIERHIKSHIEKRPFLCKLCGKTYQTASIIVAHGKMHMGEMYACSYNCGYRSVHKHVVKDHEKRHRKEYKYKCEVCGKGFQVKTSYEQHQNIHKGIKPFSCDICSMTFHLHKYLTTHRSNVHPQSSGRKPWVCKQCLLPCDSKNSLNIHLKDKHGIIVKVSILCDICGKVVRDTQQLKSHQRSVHLNIKPYTCSVCNKSFPKKFTLKVHEQTHTGKLYVCSVCDKKFSRQSSLQRHLQRFHVDSKLKCQKCEKVFTTKVKLTPHKKNCSGNIDDTRTS, from the exons atggataATACGTGTAGATTATGTTTGAAAGAATCTCCCGAAATCGTAGAAGAATTATGGGAAGGTTGTGAAGTTTTGGACCAACTATCAAGCTGTTTATCGCACTAT GTGCCTTTGACAAAAGAGTTACCAAACAAAATATGCTATCCATGTGTCAATAAAGTAcaagaaatacatatattccatcaaaaaatttaccaaaatgaaTTGATTCTACAAAAGAAacttaatgatatattatgtgattcaagtaaaaatataagtgatattaaacaagaaaatgaattatactatgatgaaaatgattttaataatgttaacaaggaaacaaataaagaaaaggcatctgtttttgaaataaatgtgaaaTCAGAATtactagaaaataaattaataaatgaagataGTTATGCAATATCAAATGTATCACATAGTGAAAACTCTTTAAATATAGCCAtagataatgtaaaaataaaaaaaagtaatggtaAATGTATAAATGAACAGGAATCAAACTGTGGTAGTGTTGACGATATACAATTGAaagtattaaaagaaaataaaaacacaattacagAATTAACAAAGATAAATGACACAAAAAGATATATGTGTTTAACATGCTTCAAAGTATTTCATAATCAACGAGAATTATTAAGACATTACCAGACGATTGAATTAGAGAAgtataacgaaaaaaatattgaaattaaggaAAAAATTGAGCCTGTTAAATATCAATCTTTTGTATCTGAAGATGGTACTTTAATGTATAAATGTGAGAggtgttataaaaaatacatacacaaagtATTTATTGAAAGGCATATTAAAAGTCATATTGAAAAAAGACCATTTCTATGTAAATTATGTG gtAAAACATATCAAACAGCGTCAATTATTGTAGCGCACGGCAAAATGCATATGGGTGAAATGTACGCATGTTCCTACAACTGCGGCTACAGATCTGTCCATAAACATGTAGTCAAAGATCATGAGAAACGTCACAGGAAAGAATATAAG TATAAATGCGAAGTATGTGGCAAAGGTTTTCAAGTGAAGACATCTTATGAACAACATCAGAACATTCACAAAGGCATCAAACCATTCTCATGTGATATATGCAGCATGACATTCCATTTGcacaa atatctTACAACTCACCGGAGCAACGTACACCCACAGTCGTCCGGTAGAAAGCCGTGGGTTTGTAAACAGTGCTTGCTGCCCTGTGATTCAAAAAATAGTCTCAATATACATTTGAag gataAGCATGGTATTATTGTTAAGGTTTCCATACTTTGTGATATCTGTGGTAAAGTCGTTAGAGATACACAACAGTTAAAGTCTCATCAAAGGAGTGTTCATCTAAATATTAAGCCGTACACTTGTAG tgtATGTAATAAATCATTCCCAAAGAAATTTACATTAAAGGTTCACGAACAAACACACACAGGGAAGCTATATGTGTGCAGTGTGTGTGATAAAAAGTTTTCCAGACAAAGCAGCCTTCAAAGGCATTTACAACG tttccATGTTGATTCAAAGCTCAAATGTCAAAAATGTGAGAAAGTATTCACGACGAAAGTGAAGTTGACGCcgcataaaaaaaattgcagtgGAAATATTGACGATACAAGAACATCataa